In Flavobacterium sp. CS20, a single window of DNA contains:
- a CDS encoding reverse transcriptase domain-containing protein: protein MREVEIPKEDGRIRKLGIPTVQDRTAQMVIREELEQIVDKQFSKDSFGYRPNKSAHQAIKQCRENCMKMDWVIDLDIKSFFDEIDHDLMLKALGHFTKEKHIHLYVARWLKAPIQKKDGSIHSRDKGTPQGGVISPLLWQTFSCMLFLISGLRTTTRK, encoded by the coding sequence GTGCGCGAGGTAGAAATACCCAAAGAAGACGGTCGAATCAGGAAGCTTGGCATTCCAACAGTACAAGACCGAACGGCTCAAATGGTAATAAGAGAAGAATTAGAACAGATTGTAGATAAACAGTTTAGTAAAGATTCTTTTGGCTATCGACCAAACAAATCAGCGCATCAAGCCATAAAGCAATGCAGGGAAAACTGCATGAAAATGGATTGGGTGATAGATTTGGATATCAAGAGTTTTTTTGATGAGATAGACCATGACTTAATGCTTAAAGCATTAGGACATTTTACCAAAGAAAAGCATATTCACTTGTATGTAGCACGTTGGTTAAAGGCTCCAATTCAAAAGAAAGACGGTAGTATTCATTCACGAGACAAAGGCACACCACAAGGAGGTGTTATTAGCCCATTACTCTGGCAAACATTTTCTTGCATGTTGTTTTTGATAAGTGGATTGAGAACAACCACCCGGAAGTAA
- a CDS encoding reverse transcriptase domain-containing protein translates to MHVVFDKWIENNHPEVKFERYADDIIIHCDNFKQALRTLEAVKARFKQCKLQIKDGKSNIVYCKRNQKKHPPFKVHYVTFDFLGFTFKPRMVKGYFGNFHLGFTPSISRKRQKRINQTLFKMKLHRMVHLRLPDLAGIIAEKVRGWINYYGKVRMSELHYVFRFLNMRLAKWVRNKYRRFRRKHWFFAYKWLQETAKHYPNLFVHWQYGFTP, encoded by the coding sequence TTGCATGTTGTTTTTGATAAGTGGATTGAGAACAACCACCCGGAAGTAAAGTTTGAGCGCTATGCTGATGATATTATCATCCATTGCGATAATTTTAAACAAGCCTTGCGGACGTTGGAAGCGGTAAAAGCCCGATTTAAACAGTGCAAATTGCAGATAAAAGACGGCAAGAGCAATATCGTTTATTGCAAACGCAACCAAAAGAAGCATCCACCATTTAAGGTTCATTATGTAACATTCGATTTTCTTGGATTTACATTTAAGCCAAGAATGGTAAAGGGCTATTTTGGGAACTTTCATTTGGGATTTACACCGTCAATCAGTCGTAAACGACAGAAACGCATCAATCAAACTTTGTTTAAGATGAAACTTCATCGTATGGTTCATTTACGCCTGCCAGATTTGGCAGGCATAATAGCAGAAAAAGTACGAGGTTGGATTAATTATTACGGCAAAGTAAGAATGAGTGAATTACACTATGTATTTCGTTTCTTGAATATGCGTCTGGCAAAATGGGTACGCAACAAATATCGGAGATTTAGGCGTAAACACTGGTTTTTTGCCTACAAATGGTTACAGGAAACTGCAAAGCATTATCCTAATCTGTTTGTGCATTGGCAATACGGTTTTACGCCATAG
- a CDS encoding S41 family peptidase, with product MGEKLYCVKNASNNSAKIENLEIEKINGETPKEIVTKIRNLFASDGYIKSVKYSDLGGFNFSKNYFYYYGIIEKYKVKFKEITEPITINSLSISQINENLKKNNNIDKEKTENEPLQFKIINAKTAYLDIQTFSNDIIKRESKYKTLKKFLKQSFSEIKEHNIKNVIIDVSKNGGGTEGNEGLLYSYFGDNYQKYSKVRVKTQKAILNNGIDKPIKLKVFGFLERIFVNKKMKDGSLERKNNLGLGLMAYKKAPKDTFKGNVYVLISPITYSGGSEFSNMMYSQGLATFIGQETGGGYYGNTSGYSQDLTLPNSKITIEIPALQFVMNVEPKLPFGSGVKPNYEVIPTINQYINNENIYLEYALKLISEKQ from the coding sequence TTGGGCGAGAAGTTATATTGTGTCAAAAATGCTTCAAATAATTCTGCAAAAATTGAAAATCTTGAAATTGAAAAAATCAATGGAGAAACACCCAAAGAAATTGTCACAAAAATTAGAAATTTATTTGCATCAGATGGGTACATAAAATCTGTAAAATACAGTGATTTGGGTGGCTTTAATTTTTCTAAAAACTATTTTTACTACTATGGAATAATTGAGAAATATAAAGTAAAATTCAAAGAAATTACAGAGCCTATCACAATTAATTCATTGTCAATTAGTCAAATTAATGAAAACCTAAAAAAGAACAACAATATTGACAAAGAAAAAACTGAAAATGAACCTTTGCAATTCAAAATTATAAATGCAAAAACAGCTTATTTGGATATTCAAACATTCTCAAACGACATAATTAAAAGAGAAAGCAAATATAAAACATTAAAAAAGTTCTTGAAACAAAGTTTTTCCGAAATAAAAGAACATAATATTAAAAATGTGATTATTGACGTTAGTAAAAATGGCGGTGGAACTGAAGGAAATGAAGGTTTGTTATATTCTTATTTTGGCGATAATTACCAAAAATACTCTAAAGTAAGAGTCAAAACTCAAAAAGCAATCCTTAATAATGGAATTGACAAACCGATAAAACTTAAAGTATTCGGATTTTTAGAACGAATTTTTGTAAACAAAAAAATGAAAGATGGAAGTCTTGAAAGAAAAAATAATTTAGGTCTCGGACTTATGGCATACAAAAAAGCACCAAAAGACACCTTTAAAGGTAATGTGTATGTTCTCATTAGTCCAATAACATATTCTGGCGGTAGCGAATTTTCAAATATGATGTATTCGCAAGGATTAGCAACATTTATTGGACAAGAAACAGGCGGAGGTTATTATGGAAATACGAGTGGATATAGTCAAGATTTAACTTTGCCAAATTCCAAAATAACCATTGAAATCCCAGCATTACAATTTGTGATGAATGTTGAACCAAAATTACCATTTGGAAGTGGAGTAAAACCCAATTACGAAGTAATCCCAACAATAAATCAATATATTAATAATGAAAATATTTACTTAGAATATGCATTAAAATTAATAAGCGAAAAACAATAA
- a CDS encoding cation transporter: protein MEKTIFKITKMDCPSEENLIRMKLDGISGIKNLDFDIPNRKLTVFHNEQIDQIEKSIKELNLGSKRLTTEQADQIEFTENSNQKKLLWSVLAINFVFFIIEMTTGLISKSMGLVADSLDMLADSLVYGISLFAVGGTLTRKKKVAKLAGYFQMTLAIIGFLEVVRRFIANEELPDFSTMIVVSILALLANATCLYLLQKSKSKEAHMQASMIFTSNDIIINSGVILAGLLVNWLNSSLPDLIVGAVVFVIVIRGAIQILKLGK, encoded by the coding sequence ATGGAAAAAACAATATTTAAGATAACAAAAATGGATTGTCCTTCAGAGGAAAATCTAATCCGAATGAAATTGGACGGAATTTCGGGCATTAAAAATCTTGATTTTGATATTCCAAATCGAAAATTGACAGTTTTTCATAACGAACAAATCGACCAAATAGAAAAATCGATAAAAGAGTTGAATTTAGGCAGTAAAAGATTAACAACCGAACAAGCCGACCAAATAGAATTTACAGAAAACTCAAATCAAAAGAAGCTTCTTTGGTCTGTTCTCGCAATTAATTTTGTTTTTTTCATAATTGAAATGACGACAGGACTGATTTCAAAATCAATGGGATTAGTTGCTGATAGCTTGGATATGTTGGCGGACTCGCTTGTTTATGGAATTAGTTTATTTGCTGTTGGCGGTACATTAACGAGAAAAAAGAAAGTTGCGAAACTCGCAGGATATTTTCAAATGACATTGGCAATAATTGGTTTTTTGGAGGTAGTCAGAAGATTTATAGCAAATGAAGAATTGCCTGATTTTTCAACTATGATAGTGGTTTCTATTTTAGCACTTTTAGCCAATGCAACTTGTCTATACTTACTGCAAAAATCAAAGAGCAAAGAAGCTCATATGCAGGCAAGTATGATATTTACTTCAAATGATATAATTATAAATTCAGGTGTAATCTTAGCCGGACTTTTGGTAAATTGGTTAAATTCAAGCTTACCGGATTTGATTGTTGGAGCTGTTGTTTTTGTTATTGTAATTCGAGGTGCTATTCAAATTTTAAAACTTGGAAAATAA
- a CDS encoding ribonuclease Z, with protein sequence MSSPLKIHILGCHSASPKANAFPTAQIVEIRNQLIMVDCGEGTQVRLRQQKIKFNNIKHILISHLHGDHFFGLIGFLSTLSLLNRQASLQIFAPKGAKEIIMLQLKFSKTSLSFPLKFNVLESENSEEIINNSKFRVQTIPLNHRIYTNGFLITEKPAKKKLNIEKVEKLPISKAYYNKIVNGEDIVLDNGHKIANEELTLPPDPVKSYAYCSDTAFKPDIVPLIKNSTVLYHESTFLEIDEDLCKKTKHSTAKQAGIIVAKAEVGYLILGHYSARYKNLDAFKQEAKTVFEPVSIAESGKTYMFK encoded by the coding sequence ATGAGCTCACCATTAAAAATTCATATTTTAGGTTGCCACTCAGCGAGTCCAAAAGCTAATGCTTTTCCAACTGCTCAAATCGTTGAAATTAGAAATCAGCTTATTATGGTTGATTGCGGTGAAGGAACCCAAGTAAGACTAAGGCAACAAAAGATTAAATTCAATAATATTAAACACATTTTAATTTCTCATTTACACGGTGATCACTTTTTCGGTCTTATCGGGTTTTTATCAACTTTAAGTCTGCTCAATAGGCAAGCTTCCCTACAAATATTTGCACCAAAAGGAGCAAAAGAAATTATAATGTTACAACTCAAATTTTCAAAAACTTCTCTGAGTTTTCCTTTAAAATTTAATGTATTAGAATCTGAAAATAGTGAAGAAATCATCAATAATTCAAAATTTAGAGTTCAAACCATACCACTAAATCATCGGATTTACACTAACGGTTTTTTAATCACTGAAAAACCTGCCAAAAAAAAACTCAATATTGAGAAAGTAGAAAAACTACCTATCAGTAAAGCATACTATAACAAAATTGTCAATGGTGAAGATATTGTTTTGGACAATGGTCATAAAATAGCAAACGAAGAGCTAACCTTACCTCCTGACCCAGTAAAATCTTATGCTTATTGTAGTGACACAGCATTTAAGCCAGATATAGTTCCTTTAATCAAAAATTCTACTGTGTTATATCACGAATCAACATTCTTAGAAATTGACGAGGATTTATGTAAAAAAACGAAACATTCTACAGCAAAACAAGCTGGAATTATAGTCGCTAAAGCTGAAGTAGGTTACTTGATTTTAGGGCATTATTCTGCACGTTATAAAAACCTTGACGCTTTCAAACAGGAAGCTAAAACTGTTTTTGAACCTGTTTCAATAGCAGAAAGCGGAAAAACTTATATGTTTAAATAG
- a CDS encoding ribonuclease Z, with translation MQSIKKDNYIILKDDKDDPKDFARFIESLLDQFKSNNLVIDLLKYGKLTLEELLTFLKPSLKHYQNKKSFIIVNDTILIDNVPEELRVVPTLKEAEDLIQMEEIERDLGF, from the coding sequence ATGCAAAGTATCAAGAAAGACAATTACATCATTTTAAAAGACGATAAGGATGACCCTAAAGATTTTGCTCGTTTTATTGAAAGCCTTCTAGACCAGTTTAAATCAAACAATTTAGTTATAGACCTTTTGAAATACGGAAAGTTAACTTTAGAAGAACTATTAACTTTCTTAAAACCTTCGCTCAAGCATTATCAAAATAAAAAATCTTTTATCATTGTTAATGACACTATATTGATAGATAACGTTCCTGAAGAGCTTCGAGTAGTCCCTACACTAAAAGAAGCAGAAGATTTGATACAAATGGAAGAAATAGAACGCGATTTAGGTTTTTAG
- a CDS encoding aspartate carbamoyltransferase catalytic subunit — translation MSELSVNHLLGIKHISKADINLIFETADHFKEVINRPIKKVPSLRDVTIANLFFENSTRTRLSFELAEKRLSADVVNFSASSSSVKKGESLIDTVNNILAMKVDMVVMRHPNPGASVFLAKNVDASIINAGDGTHEHPTQALLDAFSIREKLGKVEDKKIVIVGDILHSRVALSNIFCLKKLGAKVKVCGPNTLIPQHIKNLGVEVEFNLDKALKWCDVANMLRVQNERMNTKYYPSTREYVCQYGLDKKRLDTIDKSIVVMHPGPINRGVEVSSDIADSHHSIILNQVENGVAIRMAVLYLLASKLKHYSTPTL, via the coding sequence ATGAGTGAACTCAGTGTAAACCATTTATTAGGCATAAAACACATCAGTAAAGCTGATATCAATCTTATTTTTGAAACTGCAGACCACTTTAAAGAAGTTATAAATAGACCTATTAAGAAAGTTCCCTCATTAAGAGATGTTACTATTGCAAATCTATTTTTTGAAAACAGTACACGAACAAGGTTATCTTTTGAATTAGCAGAAAAACGACTCAGTGCAGATGTTGTCAATTTTTCAGCCTCTTCATCTTCTGTAAAAAAAGGAGAAAGCCTTATAGATACTGTAAACAATATTTTAGCCATGAAAGTTGACATGGTTGTGATGCGTCATCCCAATCCAGGTGCAAGTGTATTCTTAGCCAAAAATGTGGATGCTTCAATTATCAATGCAGGAGATGGCACACATGAGCATCCAACCCAAGCTTTACTTGACGCGTTTTCAATTCGAGAAAAATTAGGAAAAGTAGAAGATAAAAAAATTGTCATCGTCGGAGACATTCTCCACTCTCGAGTGGCTTTGAGTAATATTTTTTGTTTAAAAAAATTAGGGGCAAAAGTTAAAGTTTGTGGACCAAACACCTTGATACCTCAACACATAAAAAACTTAGGTGTTGAGGTTGAATTTAATCTTGATAAAGCTCTAAAATGGTGTGATGTTGCCAATATGCTAAGAGTACAAAACGAACGTATGAACACGAAATATTATCCTTCAACTCGAGAGTACGTGTGTCAATACGGTTTAGACAAAAAGCGTTTAGATACCATTGATAAATCTATTGTAGTGATGCATCCAGGCCCTATCAACCGCGGTGTTGAAGTCTCAAGCGATATAGCAGATTCACATCATTCTATTATTCTAAACCAAGTTGAAAATGGTGTTGCAATTAGAATGGCCGTTTTATATCTTTTGGCTTCTAAACTAAAACATTATTCAACCCCAACTCTATAA
- the pyrR gene encoding bifunctional pyr operon transcriptional regulator/uracil phosphoribosyltransferase PyrR encodes MCKKKLLNHKELNIILNRLVCQLIENHDDFQDTVVIGLRPRGIYLSERIKHLLQSEYQINNVNFGKLDITFFRDDFMRGNKVLQANKTEINFIVENKKVVFVDDVLYTGRSIRSALTAIQSFGRPLSIELLTLIDRRFSRHLPIQPDYKGRQVDAINQERVIVSWVENDGEDAVYLIKESDE; translated from the coding sequence ATGTGCAAGAAAAAGTTATTAAATCACAAGGAGCTCAATATTATATTAAACCGACTTGTTTGTCAACTCATAGAAAATCACGATGACTTTCAAGATACTGTTGTCATAGGTTTGCGACCAAGAGGCATCTATTTAAGTGAAAGAATCAAACACCTGCTTCAATCAGAATATCAAATCAATAATGTAAATTTCGGCAAATTAGATATCACTTTTTTTAGAGACGATTTTATGCGAGGCAATAAAGTTTTGCAAGCCAACAAAACAGAGATTAATTTTATAGTTGAAAACAAAAAAGTTGTCTTTGTAGATGATGTGCTTTATACAGGTAGAAGCATTCGTTCTGCACTAACAGCTATACAATCCTTTGGAAGACCTTTATCGATTGAGTTGCTGACTTTAATTGACAGAAGATTTAGTCGCCATCTTCCTATACAACCCGATTATAAAGGCAGACAAGTTGATGCTATCAATCAAGAACGCGTCATTGTATCTTGGGTAGAAAACGATGGAGAAGACGCCGTATATTTAATAAAAGAAAGCGATGAGTGA
- the ccsA gene encoding cytochrome c biogenesis protein CcsA: MSKSENQPILIQIIEQIKSVLFSTKLMATLFIVFALAMAIGTFVENSYTTLTAREWIYNAWWFEAIMALFVINFLGNISRYQLWRREKWTTLLFHLSFILILVGAFVTRYIGFEGSMPIREGEVESTMLSRDVYLTTYIDGEINGQPKRRSQHFPLVLSDGLNNNKTIETNYNGIPVTFEILEFVPDAKMGIVEDLKGKKHLKIVESGDGQRHEHYLKEGEVANIHNTLFTYNKKTDGAINIIEDESNNFSIESPFEGQVMRMADQQLFDFKKDSLQSLKFRSLYTIGQMQFVIPEMPVKGVEGLVKSDMMSKDQPDGITIKISAQGQSDTLNLIGGKGLLKPMETTKVGDFDISLRYGSKVIELPFALKLDDFIADKHPGTEDRPNPSYKSFKSKVQVIDGSQSYSYDIYMNHVLDHKGYRFFQSSFDPDEHGTILSVNHDFWGTWITYIGYSLLYLGLILILIDKGSRFGKLKQQLDKIKAKKAKQFGILFLFISISGFAQTSDSIQPSSDDIHKNHTEEESPISLNSKTFDSLIIANAVDDRHASKFGKLVIQDVEGRMKPMNTFSSELLRKLSHKDTYKSLNSDQVLLSMIENPVVWYTTPLIYLKSRNDSLHKVLGIEKGKKYASLTDFFNPDGSYKLSPYLDEAYRAKVRNQFEKDFVKADQRVNLFYDALQGKLLKIFPIPNHPNNKWVSRNEAIEENHFTGMDSVYTRQILPIYMQRLQNARETGGYDKADEILVGIKNFQKRFGSEVMLSDRKIDVEVLYNKVDVFNRLYQYYLLAGVLMIFVVLYRIFKQNKLNLGLLNGFKIILLLLWIAHTLGLIARWYISGHAPWSNAYESMIYVAWATMFFGFIFGRKSDLTMASTAFVTSIILWVAHMNWVDPTIANLQPVLDSYWLMIHVAIIVASYGPFTLSMIIGLVALVLMLFTNKKNKKKLDLNIKELTVINEISLTVGLVMLTIGNFLGGQWANESWGRYWGWDPKETWALISIMIYAFVIHMRFVPGLRGRFAFNWASVIAFGSIMMTYFGVNFYLTGLHSYASGSQIISYQFIFITLAVLLVLGYFARRQYLKYYQK, translated from the coding sequence ATGTCAAAATCTGAAAATCAACCTATTTTAATACAAATTATAGAACAAATTAAATCTGTTTTGTTTTCGACAAAACTTATGGCGACCTTGTTTATTGTTTTTGCTTTAGCAATGGCAATTGGAACATTTGTTGAAAATTCTTATACAACACTAACGGCACGAGAATGGATTTACAATGCTTGGTGGTTTGAAGCTATTATGGCTTTATTTGTGATTAATTTTTTAGGGAACATTTCGCGATACCAATTATGGCGTAGAGAAAAATGGACTACCCTACTCTTTCATCTATCCTTTATTTTGATTTTAGTTGGTGCATTTGTAACACGCTATATTGGTTTTGAAGGTTCAATGCCAATCAGAGAAGGCGAAGTTGAAAGCACAATGCTGTCTAGAGATGTTTATCTAACAACTTATATCGATGGCGAAATTAACGGACAACCCAAAAGAAGGAGTCAACATTTCCCCTTGGTTTTGTCAGACGGTTTAAACAATAATAAAACCATTGAAACCAATTATAACGGAATTCCCGTTACATTTGAAATTTTGGAATTTGTTCCCGATGCAAAAATGGGAATTGTTGAAGATCTAAAAGGTAAAAAACATCTCAAAATTGTTGAATCTGGTGACGGACAACGTCATGAACACTATTTAAAAGAAGGCGAAGTTGCCAATATTCACAACACTCTATTTACTTACAATAAAAAAACAGACGGTGCTATCAATATCATTGAAGACGAGTCTAACAACTTCAGCATAGAAAGTCCTTTTGAAGGTCAAGTGATGCGTATGGCAGATCAACAGTTGTTTGATTTCAAAAAAGATTCATTACAGAGTTTAAAATTCAGATCGCTCTATACCATTGGTCAAATGCAGTTTGTGATTCCTGAAATGCCTGTCAAAGGCGTTGAAGGTCTTGTTAAATCGGATATGATGTCAAAAGACCAACCCGATGGCATAACAATCAAAATTTCTGCTCAAGGTCAATCAGACACTTTAAATCTTATAGGTGGAAAAGGCTTGTTAAAACCTATGGAAACAACCAAAGTTGGCGATTTTGACATCAGTTTACGCTATGGCAGCAAAGTTATAGAACTGCCTTTTGCTTTAAAACTTGATGATTTTATAGCTGACAAACATCCAGGCACAGAAGATAGACCCAATCCGAGTTATAAATCCTTTAAGAGTAAAGTGCAAGTCATAGACGGAAGTCAATCTTATTCATACGACATTTATATGAACCACGTTTTAGACCATAAAGGTTATCGTTTTTTTCAATCGTCATTTGACCCCGACGAACACGGCACTATTTTATCGGTTAACCATGATTTTTGGGGTACTTGGATTACATATATCGGTTATTCTTTATTGTATCTAGGTTTGATATTAATTTTGATTGATAAAGGTTCTCGTTTTGGAAAATTAAAACAACAACTCGATAAAATTAAAGCAAAAAAAGCTAAACAGTTTGGAATTTTGTTTCTGTTTATCAGCATATCTGGATTTGCTCAAACATCAGATAGCATTCAGCCATCAAGTGATGATATACACAAAAACCATACAGAAGAAGAATCACCAATCAGCTTAAATTCCAAAACCTTTGATTCGCTTATTATAGCTAATGCGGTTGATGATAGACATGCCTCTAAATTTGGTAAACTGGTCATACAAGATGTCGAAGGTCGTATGAAACCAATGAATACTTTTTCGTCTGAATTATTACGAAAACTCAGCCACAAAGACACCTACAAATCGTTAAATTCTGATCAGGTGTTGTTGTCTATGATTGAAAATCCAGTGGTTTGGTACACCACGCCTTTAATTTATTTAAAATCGAGAAATGATAGTTTACATAAAGTTCTCGGTATTGAAAAAGGAAAAAAATATGCCAGTTTAACCGATTTTTTTAATCCTGATGGCAGTTATAAATTGAGTCCTTATTTAGATGAAGCCTATCGGGCTAAAGTTAGAAATCAGTTTGAAAAAGACTTTGTTAAAGCCGACCAACGTGTTAATTTGTTTTACGATGCTTTACAAGGTAAACTTTTAAAAATATTTCCTATTCCCAATCATCCAAACAACAAGTGGGTTTCTCGAAATGAAGCTATTGAAGAAAATCACTTTACAGGAATGGATTCTGTTTACACCAGACAAATTCTTCCGATTTATATGCAAAGGTTACAAAATGCAAGAGAAACAGGTGGCTATGACAAAGCAGATGAAATATTAGTTGGAATAAAAAATTTCCAAAAGCGTTTTGGCTCTGAAGTCATGCTTTCTGACCGCAAAATTGATGTGGAAGTTCTATACAATAAAGTTGATGTTTTTAATCGTTTGTATCAGTATTATTTATTGGCTGGTGTATTGATGATTTTTGTGGTGTTGTATCGTATTTTTAAACAAAACAAACTCAATCTTGGGCTACTCAATGGTTTTAAAATCATTTTACTTTTGCTTTGGATAGCTCACACTTTAGGATTAATTGCTCGTTGGTATATTTCTGGACACGCCCCATGGAGTAATGCTTACGAAAGTATGATATATGTGGCTTGGGCAACGATGTTTTTTGGTTTTATCTTTGGGCGAAAAAGCGATTTAACCATGGCATCAACCGCTTTTGTAACGTCTATAATTTTGTGGGTTGCACATATGAATTGGGTTGACCCAACAATAGCCAACCTTCAACCCGTATTAGATTCGTATTGGTTGATGATTCACGTGGCAATAATTGTAGCCAGTTACGGACCGTTTACGCTGAGCATGATCATCGGTTTGGTCGCTTTGGTTTTAATGCTTTTTACAAACAAGAAAAACAAGAAAAAATTAGATTTAAATATCAAAGAGCTGACCGTGATTAACGAAATATCTTTGACCGTAGGTTTAGTGATGCTAACTATAGGTAATTTTCTCGGTGGTCAATGGGCTAATGAAAGTTGGGGACGCTATTGGGGTTGGGATCCTAAAGAAACTTGGGCGTTGATAAGCATCATGATTTACGCTTTTGTGATTCATATGCGATTTGTGCCAGGCTTACGCGGAAGATTTGCTTTCAATTGGGCTTCTGTCATTGCATTTGGTTCGATAATGATGACTTATTTTGGAGTAAATTTCTACTTGACAGGTTTGCATTCTTATGCAAGCGGTAGCCAAATTATCAGCTATCAATTTATCTTTATAACCCTAGCAGTATTATTGGTTTTAGGATATTTTGCAAGGCGACAATACCTTAAGTACTATCAAAAATAA